CACGTCCGGACTGAGCAGCTTCTGGATGGTGGCGGTGGGGAACTCGTCCTTCTCGTCCAGTTCCATGATGCGGCCGTCCGGCAATTCGCGGCCGACCACCTGCCGGAGCGTCTGGATCACCATCTCGGTCATTTCGGGGGAAAGTCCGGCGGGAGCGTTCATGGCCCCTTCCTCTCTGCGGTTGGTCCGGGACTTGGCAGTGTCCGGTTGTCCTTGGTTGCGACGGCGGCACCACGGCGATGCGCCCGCCCACGTCGGGAAATCACGTCAGGGTATGTCGATGCGGCCCGAGCCGACGAGGACGCACTGTCCGCCGACCCGGATGGCCCGTGCCTGCCCGTTGCGGATCTCGGCATCGACGACGATGCGGCTGGGCCGGCCGAGTTCGAGTCCCTGTTCCACGACGACGCGCACCGTGGGCTCGGCGCGCACCAGCCGATGCTTCACGAGGTAGGCCATGAGGGCCCCGGTGGCGGCCCCGCTGGCCGCGTCCTCGGGAATGCCGAAATGCGGGGCGAACATGCGGCAGTGCACGGTCGCGTCGGCGGCGACGGTCTCGCAGGTGAAGACGAAGAGGTCGCCGAAGCCGAGGTCGCGGGCGATGGCGTCGGCCTCGCGCCGCCGCAGGTTGATGGCGTCCATGGCCTCGAGGGAACCGAGGGGCACCACGTGGATCGGCAGACCGGTCGAGATCACCTCGCAGGGCAGCCCCGTGATGGCGATCTCCTCCTCGGCCAGACCGAGGGTGCGCGCGACCTTGCTGCGGTGGAAGTACTGCCCCATGAACACGGGGTCGTCCTGCTGGAGGCTGTAGGTGACGGCCCCGTCGTCGTGGCGCGTCCAGACCAGGTAGCGCCCCGCCTCCAGTTCCCAGGTGAAGGGCGCCGGTTCGCCGTCGCCGGCGTCGCGGTCGCGGCGACGGAGGTGATCGAGGGCGAACGTCGCGCCGAGGACCGAATGTCCCGCGAAGGGGATCTCGGCCGCCGGCGTGAAGACGCGCAGCCCGGAGCGGTCGTCGCCGCCGCTGCGTGCCGGCACGATGAACGCCGTTTCGCCGGCGCCCAGTTCCATGGCCAGGTTCTGCATCATCGCCTCGGGGACCCGGTGGCCGTCCGGGAAGAGGTAGAGTCGGCTGCCGCCGAAGGGGCGGTCGGTGAACACGTCGATGAGCAGGAATTCCAGTTCCATGTCAGCCTGTCGCCCGGGAGTTCGCGTCCGTCAGCGCGCCGCCGGCACGGCCGACGGCTTCGTTGCAGAAATTAACACAATGACCGGTGCCGGCCAAGGGGTTAAGGGGCGAAAACGCCCGTCAGGGCGGGGAATCCGGGCGATCGGCCTCAGCCGGCGATGATCACGGTGGCCACGGCGTACTCGCGCTCATGGCTGAGCGAAACCAGCGCGTGGCGCCCGCCGCGGTGGCCGAGGGCGTCGGCGGCCGCCCCGTCGAGGACGAGCCGGGGCGCGCCGTCGAGGTCGCTGCCGACGGCCACCTGGCGGTAGCCGATGTGCCCGATGGGGCCGCCGAGAGCCTTGAGGAAGGCCTCCTTCGCGGCCCAGCGGGCCGCCGCCACGGCGGGGCGCTCCGCCGGCGGTGCGGCCGCAATGCGTTCCCGCTCCTCGGGGCTGAAGCAGCGCGCGAGAAAGCGCTCCCCGTGCCGGTCGAGGAGAGCGGCCATGCGCGCCACGGCGACGATGTCGGTGCCCAGGCCGATGACGCTCAATACGCCCCCTTCCGTTCGATCACCGCCGGCAACGTGCGGGCGAGGATCCCGAGGTCGAAGGCCAGGCTGGCGTTCGCCACGTACTCCCGGTCCAGACGCATCCACTCCTCGAATTCCAGGTGGCTGCGCCCCGAGACCTGCCACAGGCAGGTCAGGCCGGGTTTGACCAGCAGCCGGGCCGCCTGCTCCGGCGTGTACTCCGCCACCTCGGACGGGATCTGCGGACGCGGCCCGACGATGGACATCTCGCCCCGCAGGACATTCAGCAGCTGCGGAAACTCATCGAGGCTGCTGCGGCGCAGGAAGCGGCCCACGCGCGTGATGCGGGGGTCGTCCTTGATCTTGAAGGCCGCACCGGAGGCTTCGTTCAGGTGGGAGAGTTCGTCCTTGCGCGCCTCGGCGTCGACGGCCATGGAGCGGAACTTGTAGCAGGGGAAGACGCGTCCGCGGTAGCCGACCCGCTCCTGCCGGAAGAAGATCGGTCCCCGCGTCTCGAGCCGGATGAGCGCCACGATGAAGGGGAAGAGCGGCAGGATGAGCAGCAGGCCCCCGCACGACGCCACCAGGTCGAAGACCCGCTTGACGAAGCGGTAGACGAGGCCGGGGCGCCGGTCCGGCGTCCCGGCCCGGGCCACGAAGGCCGCGAAATCCGCGTCCGAACCGTAGAAGTTCTCAGGACTCATGGTCTCCGATCCGGTTGGAGCGGCGTTCCCAGGTCATGACCACCACGCCGGGGAAGGTGGCCTCGGTGCGCAGCAGGCCCGCCCGGGACAGCGCCGCCGGCAGCAGCCCCTGCGGATCGAAGTGCCACGCCCGCGCCAGCACCACGCGGCAGAAGTCGTGGCCGGCCAGGACCGCGGCCACGAAGCGGTCGGCCTCGGCCGGGCTCGCCAGCGGCGGCCAGCCGAAGCTGTCCAGCAGTTCGTGGCCGCCCCTATCGTAGTAGGCGTAGACGGTGGTGACCACCGGCACGAGCACCGTGCCGGAGGCCGGCCGGGCCGCCGCCACGTGGGCCACCGCGGCCCGCACGTCCGCCTTGGCGTACTTGTCGGCACCATAGTAGCCGCCCAGCGACCAGACGGTCAAACCGACCAGCAGGCCGGCTACCCCCAACTCGATCCGCCGGGGCAGCCGGGCCAGGCCGGCGCCCGCCAGGAGCAGCAGCCACGGCACCACGACCGCCACGTAGCGCGGGTTCCACGGTTTGACGTTGCGCACCGCCAGAAGGATGAGCACGGCCACCGGCACGGCGATCCAGAGGGCCAGCAGAACCGTACGCCGCCGTTCCCGGTCGCCCAGCCCCGCCCCGACCGCGACCGCCGCCGCGACGCCCGCCGCGCCGAGCACCGGCGCGTACCCCATGAGGACGGCCAGACGGTCGGGCTGGTGCAGTTCGCGCAGGGAGGGCCCGAGGCTGTAGCCGAAGAGGAACGTGAAGAAGGCGTAGGGTACGGCCAGCGGCGAGAACGTCGTCTCGCCGCGCAGGGCGGCACCGGTCTCGGCCCCCGGCACGACCCGATCGATGGCCCAGATGCCCGCCGCCTTCAGGAGCCAGGGGGCCGACAGGAGCACCGCCAGGGCGAAGGCGAAGATCCAGCCCCCCCAGGCCCGGCCGGTGGCGGGTCGGTGCAGCGTCAGCAGCGACAGCCCCATGGCCGCCAGCAGGAAGACGCCCGACAGGTTGCTCAGCACCATGGCCGCCCCCGCCAGTCCGAAGCCCACGACCGCCCCCGGCACCGGGCCGCGGCGCACGAGTTCGAGGTAGGCCCAGCCGGTGAGCACCGCGAACAGGAGCAGGAAGGAGTAGCCCCGGCCTTCCTGGCTGTACCAGACCAGGAACGGATTCAGCGCGAAGAGCAGCAGCGCCAGACGGGCGCCCCGCGGGGCGAGCACGCGGCCGGCCAGCAGTCCGAAGAGCGGCACGGCCACGATGCCGGCCAGCAGCGCCGGCAGCCGCAGCATGAGTTCGGTGTCCCGGGCGTGGGTCAGGGGCCACACCGCCGCCAGGTAGAGCGGACCCTGGATCGTGTCGAGGAACTGTTCGACGAAGCCGTAGCCCGCCGCCGGATGCACCGCGCGCCAGGTGAGCATCTCGTCGACCCACACCGACGGCCGCGTCACGAAGAGGATCCGCAGCAGCGCTCCGACCAGGGTCAGCACCCAGACGACGCGGCCACCGACACCCGCCGGCGCGGCTTCGCGCCGGTCGAGCCAGTCGGCCCGGGGAACCCAGGACCGGCGCGCGGGGATGTCGTTCATGGTTCGCTCCCGGCCGGACGGCTCAGCGGGTGAAGGCCGGGCGCTCCCGCAGCGGGGTGCCGGGCCGGAATTCCTTCAGTTCGACGTCGATGGATCCCACGGGCACCTTGGTCTTGATCAGGACCGGGACGCGGTGCTGGTCGGCCGTCACGTAGAGGGTGATCTTCCCTTCGTGCTTGAAGAGCCCCTCCCCCTCGAGGACCGGTTCCACCACGTAGCAGTCGAAGGTGCCCGCCTCCACCGTGACGGTCTCGCGACCGTGGACGATGACCTGCAGATCATAGGTCTTCCGGCTGCTGTGCGCGAGCAGCGAGTACGTGTCGCCCGCACCGAGATCGAGGTTGCGCACGAAGAAGACAGCCGACAGCACGTCCTGGATCCCGCTGGCGATGTCGAACTTCTGGCCGTCGGCGTAGTGGGCGACCTCGTCCTCGTGATCGAAGGAGATCTCGACGGTCTTCTTGTAGTCGCCTTCGCGCAGGCGCTTGTGGAAATAGCGCGTGTAGAGCCGTTCGACATCCATGTAGCTGATGATCTTGTCGCGCACCTTGTAGAAGGACGAGAAGAACCGGTTGCTGTTGGCGGTCGACTGCAGTTCGTAGCAGGTGTGCCCCTGGTAGGTCGTCAGTCCGACCACCTCGAGGGTGCCCTCGCCCGCGTTCACCGGACCGTATCCGATGGAGTACACCATGCGCTCGCCCGGACCGAAAACCGTCGGCGCGGGCTCGACGCCGGCCGGGACCTCGTCGGCCGCCCCGGCCGGCCCCCCGACCGCCAGGAGGGCGGCCAGCAGGGTCGCCGCGACGAAGGCGGCGGCGGCGCCGGGGCGTTGGGAACGCTGATCACGGATTGTCACGTGCGATCTCCTTCTGCGGACTCCGCCCGAGCCGGGCGAGCATCCGCTCCACCGAAGCAATGACCGTGCCGCTGTCCAGATCGTCCAGGCACGGATGGCCCGGCACCGGGCACTCCGTCAGGTCGCAGGGCGCGCACGGCACCGGATTCCGCACGGAAACATGGCGCGGCGTGGGCGGGTTCCATCCGCCCGGATCGGTGGGGCCGAAAATGGTCACCGTCGGCCGGCCGAGGGCCGCGGCCAGATGACGGGGACCGCAATCCGTGCCCACGAACAGGGCCGCCCGGGACAGCAGGAAGGCCAGCTCCGGCAGGGTCGTGGGCGGCGCCAGCAGGCCGACCGGGAGGTGGCCCAGACCCTCGACCAGCCACTCGTCACCGGGCCCGGCGATGAGCACCGGATTGGCCCCGCAGCCGGGGAGCGCCCGCAGGAGGTCACCCACGTGGCGGACCGGCCACTGCTTGGCCGCCCAGGTGGCGCTCATCACCACCGCCGTCGGCACGCCCGGGCGGGCCCGCCACGCGTCCGCCCAGGCGGCGAGCTCCGGCCGCATCTCCCCGGCAGCGTGGCCGTCCATGGCGGCAGCGGCGAACCCGTCGCGCCAGGGCAGCGTCTCGAC
This is a stretch of genomic DNA from bacterium. It encodes these proteins:
- a CDS encoding PhzF family phenazine biosynthesis protein, which gives rise to MELEFLLIDVFTDRPFGGSRLYLFPDGHRVPEAMMQNLAMELGAGETAFIVPARSGGDDRSGLRVFTPAAEIPFAGHSVLGATFALDHLRRRDRDAGDGEPAPFTWELEAGRYLVWTRHDDGAVTYSLQQDDPVFMGQYFHRSKVARTLGLAEEEIAITGLPCEVISTGLPIHVVPLGSLEAMDAINLRRREADAIARDLGFGDLFVFTCETVAADATVHCRMFAPHFGIPEDAASGAATGALMAYLVKHRLVRAEPTVRVVVEQGLELGRPSRIVVDAEIRNGQARAIRVGGQCVLVGSGRIDIP
- the acpS gene encoding holo-ACP synthase codes for the protein MSVIGLGTDIVAVARMAALLDRHGERFLARCFSPEERERIAAAPPAERPAVAAARWAAKEAFLKALGGPIGHIGYRQVAVGSDLDGAPRLVLDGAAADALGHRGGRHALVSLSHEREYAVATVIIAG
- a CDS encoding exopolysaccharide biosynthesis polyprenyl glycosylphosphotransferase produces the protein MSPENFYGSDADFAAFVARAGTPDRRPGLVYRFVKRVFDLVASCGGLLLILPLFPFIVALIRLETRGPIFFRQERVGYRGRVFPCYKFRSMAVDAEARKDELSHLNEASGAAFKIKDDPRITRVGRFLRRSSLDEFPQLLNVLRGEMSIVGPRPQIPSEVAEYTPEQAARLLVKPGLTCLWQVSGRSHLEFEEWMRLDREYVANASLAFDLGILARTLPAVIERKGAY
- a CDS encoding glycosyltransferase family 39 protein → MNDIPARRSWVPRADWLDRREAAPAGVGGRVVWVLTLVGALLRILFVTRPSVWVDEMLTWRAVHPAAGYGFVEQFLDTIQGPLYLAAVWPLTHARDTELMLRLPALLAGIVAVPLFGLLAGRVLAPRGARLALLLFALNPFLVWYSQEGRGYSFLLLFAVLTGWAYLELVRRGPVPGAVVGFGLAGAAMVLSNLSGVFLLAAMGLSLLTLHRPATGRAWGGWIFAFALAVLLSAPWLLKAAGIWAIDRVVPGAETGAALRGETTFSPLAVPYAFFTFLFGYSLGPSLRELHQPDRLAVLMGYAPVLGAAGVAAAVAVGAGLGDRERRRTVLLALWIAVPVAVLILLAVRNVKPWNPRYVAVVVPWLLLLAGAGLARLPRRIELGVAGLLVGLTVWSLGGYYGADKYAKADVRAAVAHVAAARPASGTVLVPVVTTVYAYYDRGGHELLDSFGWPPLASPAEADRFVAAVLAGHDFCRVVLARAWHFDPQGLLPAALSRAGLLRTEATFPGVVVMTWERRSNRIGDHES
- a CDS encoding DUF3108 domain-containing protein; translated protein: MTIRDQRSQRPGAAAAFVAATLLAALLAVGGPAGAADEVPAGVEPAPTVFGPGERMVYSIGYGPVNAGEGTLEVVGLTTYQGHTCYELQSTANSNRFFSSFYKVRDKIISYMDVERLYTRYFHKRLREGDYKKTVEISFDHEDEVAHYADGQKFDIASGIQDVLSAVFFVRNLDLGAGDTYSLLAHSSRKTYDLQVIVHGRETVTVEAGTFDCYVVEPVLEGEGLFKHEGKITLYVTADQHRVPVLIKTKVPVGSIDVELKEFRPGTPLRERPAFTR
- a CDS encoding glycosyltransferase family 9 protein codes for the protein MMARRDFRRILLIRRKALGDALVTLPAVLEVARAWPRARIDLVIDRPFAPLLAGLAPEVRILPWPLPAGESWLRRLRRENYDLVIDWLGNPRTALWTILSGAPVRVGYDLPRRRWAYNVKVPRNRAGGRALRGFAGEAFLDPLRALGVETLPWRDGFAAAAMDGHAAGEMRPELAAWADAWRARPGVPTAVVMSATWAAKQWPVRHVGDLLRALPGCGANPVLIAGPGDEWLVEGLGHLPVGLLAPPTTLPELAFLLSRAALFVGTDCGPRHLAAALGRPTVTIFGPTDPGGWNPPTPRHVSVRNPVPCAPCDLTECPVPGHPCLDDLDSGTVIASVERMLARLGRSPQKEIARDNP